A section of the Corvus hawaiiensis isolate bCorHaw1 chromosome 14, bCorHaw1.pri.cur, whole genome shotgun sequence genome encodes:
- the RLIM gene encoding E3 ubiquitin-protein ligase RLIM isoform X2 — protein sequence MESSDSSDKGSIDQSEAQRQSQLDRLDREEAFYQFVNNLSEEDYRLMRDNNLLGTPGAESAEDVSNGDSIIDWLNSVRQTGNTTRSGQRGNQSWRAVSRTNPNSGDFRFSLEINVNRNNGNTNPETENEPSVEPSNGEDLENSQSDSEIPRSESPSVRQPGSERSSAEELTAEEASPPRGQRRARSRSPEQRRTRARTDRSRSPINAVSEAPRRSHHNTSSQTLDHSSASEAEGSSRTRQHVTLRQHTVGTEVPSENAVLFSPPETRPAPQAAGSSESTGTSESAAPGQRPPTIVLDLQVRRVRPGEYRQRDSIANRTRSRSQTPNNTVTYESERGGFRRTFSRSERAGVRTYVSTIRIPIRRILNTGLSETTSVAIQTMLRQIMTGFGELSYFMYSDSDADPSGPAPNQNVETSEPQSGGGGTSGSENADVSSGEVYEGGHEASSTSGARREGRNTRGSVTFEESGSLPFLSLAQFFLLNEDDDDQPRGLTKEQIDNLAMRNFGESDALKTCSVCITEYTEGNKLRKLPCSHEYHVHCIDRWLSENSTCPICRRAVLASGNRESVV from the coding sequence GTGCAGAGTCCGCAGAAGATGTTTCAAATGGAGATTCTATAATAGACTGGCTTAATTCAGTCCGACAGACTGGAAATACAACACGAAGTGGGCAGCGAGGAAACCAGTCCTGGAGAGCAGTGAGCCGGACTAACCCAAATAGTGGCGACTTCAGATTCAGTTTGGAAATAAATGTCAACCGTAATAATGGGAACACGAATCCAGAAACTGAGAATGAGCCATCTGTAGAGCCTTCCAATGGGGAGGATTTGGAAAACAGCCAAAGTGACTCTGAAATTCCAAGGTCTGAATCACCATCTGTAAGGCAGCCTGGATCAGAAAGGAGCAGTGCGGAGGAGCTGACGGCTGAGGAGGCTTCCCCTCCTAGAGGGCAGAGGAGAGCCAGGAGTAGGAGTCCAGAACAGCGGCGGACGCGGGCTAGGACTGATAGAAGTAGGTCACCTATTAATGCAGTGAGTGAGGCCCCTCGCAGGTCTCATCACAACACATCATCTCAAACACTTGACCACTCCTCAGCGAGCGAGGCTGAGGGCAGCTCTAGAACTAGGCAGCACGTGACGTTAAGGCAGCACACAGTGGGGACTGAGGTGCCAAGTGAAAATGCAGTTCTGTTTTCCCCCCCTGAAACGAGGCCTGCTCCTCAAGCAGCAGGTTCTTCAGAAAGTACCGGCACCAGTGAGTCCGCGGCTCCTGGGCAGAGGCCTCCCACCATAGTGCTTGACCTCCAGGTGAGAAGAGTTCGCCCGGGAGAGTACCGGCAAAGGGACAGCATAGCCAACAGGACCCGCTCCCGGTCCCAGACCCCCAACAACACGGTCACCTACGAGAGCGAGCGCGGAGGCTTCCGGCGCACGTTCTCCCGCTCGGAGCGGGCTGGAGTGAGAACTTACGTCAGCACCATTAGGATTCCCATCCGCAGGATCTTAAACACAGGCCTGAGCGAGACTACGTCAGTCGCCATCCAGACCATGCTGAGGCAGATCATGACAGGCTTCGGGGAGCTCAGTTACTTCATGTACAGTGATAGCGATGCAGATCCCAGTGGGCCAGCTCCCAATCAGAACGTGGAGACTTCTGAGCCGCAGAGTGGAGGTGGGGGCACCTCGGGCAGTGAGAATGCAGATGTTAGCTCGGGGGAGGTGTACGAGGGTGGGCACGAGGCTAGCTCAACATCTGGTGCCAGGCGGGAAGGCCGGAATACGAGGGGATCGGTCACTTTTGAAGAAAGCGGTTCTCTACCATTCCTTAGCCTTGCACAGTTTTTCCTACTCAACGAAGATGATGACGACCAACCAAGAGGACTCACCAAAGAACAAATTGACAACCTAGCCATGAGGAATTTTGGTGAGAGCGACGCTCTGAAAACCTGCAGCGTGTGCATCACAGAGTACACGGAGGGCAACAAGCTCCGCAAGCTGCCGTGCTCGCACGAGTACCACGTGCACTGCATCGACCGCTGGCTGTCGGAGAACTCCACCTGCCCCATCTGCCGCAGAGCAGTCTTAGCTTCTGGGAACAGAGAGAGCGTTGTCTAA